The DNA segment ATAATAATCTCAATGATATTTTGGTTCTCGGACTCCTGATCATAATAATCATCACGATACAGGAAGCCTACGATATCAGCATCCTGCTCAATTGAACCTGATTCACGCAGATCGGACATCATTGGACGCTTGTCCTGTCTTGATTCAACACCACGAGATAACTGAGATAACGCAATCAACGGAACATTTAATTCCCGCGCTAACCCTTTTAAGGAACGTGAAATCTCAGATACTTCCTGCTGACGATTTTCCTTAGAATTCGCACTCCCTTGAATGAGCTGTAAATAGTCAATCAAGATCATACCAAGTCCATGTTCTTGCTTAAGCCGACGGCATTTAGAACGGATCTCACTTACTCGAACTCCTGGCGTGTCATCGATATAAATTCCTGCATTTGATAGACTCCCCATTGCCATCGTCAGCTTGTTCCAATCATCAGACTCCATCCGTCCTGTCCGCAAGCGTTGTGCGTCAATATTTCCTTCTGCACACAACATACGCGATACAAGTTGGTCTGCTCCCATCTCAAGGCTGAAGATCGCAACGTTTTCTTCCGTATGGACCGCTACGTTCTGTGCAATATTTAAAGCAAAGGCCGTTTTACCCATAGATGGTCTGGCCGCGACTATAATTAAATCATTTCGCTGAAAGCCAGAAGTAATCTGGTCGAGATCCCGATACCCAGTTGGAATCCCCGTTACGTTCCCATCGCTATTGTGGAGCATTTCAATGTTATCATACACATCGATTAGCACGTCTTTAATACTTTTAAAAGCTCCTGAGTTTGTCCTGTTTGACACTTCAAGAATGTCTTTTTCAGCTGAATTTAAAACATCTTCAATGTTCTCTTCTTCAGCAAAGCCGCTGGTAACGATATTTGTTGCTGTTCGAATCAACCCACGTAATGTAGACTTTTCGCTAACAATTTTAGTATAGTAGCTGATATTCGCTGCTGTCGGTACTGAGTTTGCGATATCGCTTAAATAAGATACTCCACCGACTTCTTCCAATACTTTATTATTTGATAACGCCGTGGTCACGGTGACGAGGTCAATTGGTTCCCCACGGTCGGATAAAGTAAGCATGACTTCAAATATACGCTGGTGACTTGCCCTGTAAAAGTCCTCCGGAAGCAAGTATTCGGCGGCAGTCGACATGGCTTCTGGCTCTAAAAAAACCGCTCCGAGAACGGCCTGCTCTGCTTCTATATTATGCGGTGGAGTACGGTCATTCCATTGTTCACTCACTAGTTTGTTCCTCCCCTGATCATGAAAAGGACCCCTTTACTTTCCTTCAATACGAACACGAATTGTACCTGTAACTTCTGGGTGAAGCTTCACGGGCACATTTGTGTACCCAAGTGTGCGGATGGGCTCGTCTAATTCTATTTTACGTTTGTCAATTTTAATATTGTGGGATTTCTTCAGCTCTTCAGCAATTTGCTTACTCGTTATAGAGCCAAACAAACGACCGCTGTCCCCTGACTTCGCTGTCAGCTTAACCTCCATATCAGCCAACTGCTGCTTAAGCAGCCCCGCTTCTTTTTCTTCTTCTTCAGCCAGCTGATCCTGCTTAGCATCTTTTGCCTTCTGTGCTTTAAGGTTGCCGCCTGTCGCTTCAACAGCTAAATTATTTTTTAAAAGATAGTTACGGGCATATCCGTCCGAAACATTTTTGATTTCCCCTTTTTTCCCTTTTCCTTTTACATCAGCTTTGAAAATAACCTTCATTCCTGGTCTCCTCCTTCGAAATATTCATCGATAATATCTTGTAATAATGCTCTCGCATCATCAATATTTGTGTCTTCAAGCTGGGTGGCCGCATTGGTTAAATGGCCGCCCCCATTCATTCGTTCCATTATGACCTGCACATTTATATCACCTAATGAGCGTGCACTGATTCCAACTCTTCCGTCTTTGCGCTCTGATATGACAAAAGAGGCTACAATTCCAGTCATCGTAAGTAACGTATCAGCAGCTTGAGCAATAATCACAGGACCATAAGAATCGCCATGCTTACCTGCAGAGATGGCAATCCCATCGCGATAAACATCTGCCTTTTCTATTAAACGACTACGCTTTACGTACACATCTAAATCTTCCTTCATAAATTTCTGAACGAGAACTGTGTCAGCTCCTTTAGATCTTAGATA comes from the Halobacillus shinanisalinarum genome and includes:
- the dnaB gene encoding replicative DNA helicase encodes the protein MSEQWNDRTPPHNIEAEQAVLGAVFLEPEAMSTAAEYLLPEDFYRASHQRIFEVMLTLSDRGEPIDLVTVTTALSNNKVLEEVGGVSYLSDIANSVPTAANISYYTKIVSEKSTLRGLIRTATNIVTSGFAEEENIEDVLNSAEKDILEVSNRTNSGAFKSIKDVLIDVYDNIEMLHNSDGNVTGIPTGYRDLDQITSGFQRNDLIIVAARPSMGKTAFALNIAQNVAVHTEENVAIFSLEMGADQLVSRMLCAEGNIDAQRLRTGRMESDDWNKLTMAMGSLSNAGIYIDDTPGVRVSEIRSKCRRLKQEHGLGMILIDYLQLIQGSANSKENRQQEVSEISRSLKGLARELNVPLIALSQLSRGVESRQDKRPMMSDLRESGSIEQDADIVGFLYRDDYYDQESENQNIIEIIISKQRNGPVGNVELAFVKEYNKFVDLDRRYSDADVPPA
- the rplI gene encoding 50S ribosomal protein L9; the protein is MKVIFKADVKGKGKKGEIKNVSDGYARNYLLKNNLAVEATGGNLKAQKAKDAKQDQLAEEEEKEAGLLKQQLADMEVKLTAKSGDSGRLFGSITSKQIAEELKKSHNIKIDKRKIELDEPIRTLGYTNVPVKLHPEVTGTIRVRIEGK